From Mustela erminea isolate mMusErm1 chromosome 1, mMusErm1.Pri, whole genome shotgun sequence, a single genomic window includes:
- the COMP gene encoding cartilage oligomeric matrix protein, producing MVPAAACVLFLSLAALGASGQRQIPLGGDLGPQMLRELQETNAALQDVRELLRQQVKEITFLKNTVMECDACGMQPARTPGLSVRPLSQCAPGFCYPGVVCTQTSSGARCGPCPAGFTGNGSHCVDVNECNAHPCFPRVRCINTSPGFRCEACPPGYSGPAHEGVGLAFAKANKQVCTDINECETGQHNCVPNSVCVNTRGSFQCGPCQPGFVGDQTSGCKRRSERFCPDGTPSPCHEKADCILERDGSRSCVCVVGWAGNGLLCGRDTDLDGFPDEKLRCSERQCRKDNCVTVPNSGQEDVDRDGIGDACDPDADGDGVLNEQDNCKLVRNPDQRNADGDKWGDACDNCRSQKNDDQKDTDQDGKGDACDDDIDGDRIRNTVDNCPRVPNSDQKDRDGDGVGDACDNCPQKSNPDQRDVDHDFVGDACDSDQDQDGDGHQDSRDNCPTVPNSAQQDSDHDGQGDACDEDDDNDGVPDSRDNCRLVPNPNQEDADRDGVGDACQGDFDADKVVDKIDVCPENAEVTLTDFRAFQTVVLDPEGDAQIDPNWVVLNQGMEIVQTMNSDPGLAVGYTAFNGVDFEGTFHVNTVTDDDYAGFIFGYQDSSSFYVVMWKQMEQTYWQANPFRAVAEPGIQLKAVKSSTGPGEQLRNALWHTGDTASQVRLLWKDPRNVGWKDKTSYRWFLQHRPQVGYIRVRFYEGPELVADSNVVLDTTMRGGRLGVFCFSQENIIWANLRYRCNDTIPEDYETQRLLQA from the exons ATGGTTCCTGCCGCCGCCtgcgttctctttctctccctggccGCCCTCGGCGCATCGGGTCAGCGCCAGATACCACTAG GTGGAGATCTGGGCCCGCAGATGCTTCGGGAACTTCAGGAGACCAACGCGGCGTTGCAGGACGTGCGGGAGCTGTTGCGGCAGCAG GTCAAGGAGATCACGTTTCTGAAAAATACTGTGATGGAGTGTGATGCGTGCG GGATGCAGCCCGCGCGCACACCGGGTCTGAGCGTGCGGCCCCTATCCCAGTGCGCGCCCGGCTTCTGCTACCCCGGCGTGGTCTGCACTCAGACCTCCAGCGGCGCGCGCTGTGGACCTTGTCCCGCGGGATTCACTGGCAATGGCTCGCACTGCGTGGACGTCAACGAG TGCAACGCCCATCCCTGCTTCCCCCGCGTCCGCTGCATCAACACCAGCCCGGGCTTCCGCTGCGAGGCTTGCCCGCCGGGGTACAGCGGTCCGGCTCACGAGGGCGTGGGGCTGGCCTTCGCCAAGGCCAACAAGCAG GTTTGCACGGACATCAACGAGTGTGAGACCGGGCAGCATAACTGTGTCCCCAACTCCGTGTGCGTCAACACCCGG GGCTCCTTCCAGTGCGGCCCTTGCCAGCCTGGCTTCGTGGGCGACCAGACATCTGGCTGCAAGCGGCGCTCAGAACGCTTCTGCCCCGACGGCACGCCCAGCCCGTGCCACGAGAAAGCCGACTGCATTCTGGAACGCGATGGCTCGCGATCGTGCGTG TGCGTCGTTGGCTGGGCGGGCAACGGGCTCCTCTGCGGCCGAGACACGGATTTGGACGGCTTCCCAGACGAGAAGCTTCGCTGCTCAGAACGCCAGTGCCGTAAG GACAACTGTGTGACGGTGCCCAACTCTGGGCAAGAGGACGTTGATCGCGACGGCATTGGAGACGCCTGTGATCCGGATGCCGATGGGGACGGGGTCCTCAATGAGCAG GACAACTGTAAGCTGGTGCGGAATCCAGACCAGCGCAATGCAGACGGCGACAAGTGGGGTGATGCTTGCGACAACTGCCGGTCCCAGAAGAACGACGACCAAAAGGACACAGATCAGGATGGCAAAGGCGACGCCTGCGACGACGACATCGACGGCGATC GGATCCGAAATACGGTGGACAACTGCCCAAGGGTGCCCAACTCAGACCAGAAGGACAGAGATGGTGATGGTGTAGGGGATGCCTGTGACAACTGTCCCCAGAAAAGCAACCCAGACCAG AGGGATGTAGACCACGACTTTGTGGGAGACGCTTGTGACAGCGACCAAGACCA GGATGGGGATGGGCACCAGGACTCACGGGACAACTGCCCTACAGTACCAAATAGTGCCCAGCAGGATTCGGACCACGATGGCCAGGGTGATGCCTGTGACGAGGATGACGACAACGACGGAGTCCCTGACAGTCGGGACAACTGTCGCCTGGTGCCCAACCCAAACCAGGAAGACGCAGACC GGGACGGAGTGGGCGATGCGTGCCAGGGCGACTTCGACGCGGACAAGGTGGTGGACAAGATCGATGTGTGTCCGGAGAACGCCGAGGTCACCCTCACCGACTTCCGGGCCTTCCAGACCGTCGTACTGGACCCCGAGGGTGACGCGCAGATAGATCCCAACTGGGTGGTGCTCAACCAG GGTATGGAGATAGTGCAGACGATGAACAGCGATCCTGGCCTGGCTGTGG GTTACACGGCCTTCAATGGAGTGGACTTCGAAGGCACATTCCACGTGAACACGGTCACGGATGACGACTACGCAGGCTTCATCTTTGGCTACCAGGACAGCTCCAGCTTTTATGTGGTTATGTGGAAGCAGATGGAGCAGACATACTGGCAGGCCAATCCCTTCCGGGCGGTGGCTGAACCTGGCATTCAGCTTAAG GCTGTGAAGTCCTCCACAGGCCCTGGGGAACAGCTGCGGAATGCACTCTGGCACACTGGGGACACAGCATCCCAGGTGCGGCTGCTGTGGAAGGACCCCCGCAACGTGGGTTGGAAGGACAAGACATCCTACCGCTGGTTCCTGCAGCACCGGCCCCAAGTGGGCTACATTAG GGTGCGGTTCTACGAGGGCCCTGAGCTGGTGGCCGACAGCAACGTGGTCCTGGACACAACCATGCGGGGTGGCCGCCTGGGGGTCTTTTGCTTCTCCCAAGAGAACATCATCTGGGCCAATCTGCGCTACCGATGCAACG ATACCATCCCAGAGGACTACGAGACTCAGAGGCTGCTGCAGGCCTAG